In the Advenella kashmirensis WT001 genome, one interval contains:
- the pheS gene encoding phenylalanine--tRNA ligase subunit alpha — translation MTQSLDDLILQAKDKFEHATDSASLENEKAKFLGKNGVITGFMKGLAQLPPDQKKAEGARINRVKQQIESLLNARREQFARDQLNQRLAAETIDVTLPGRGRSMGGVHPVIQSWQRIEEIFHSIGFDVADGPEIENDWTNFTALNNPENHPARSMQDTFYVDMNDAGGLPFLLRTHTSPMQVRYARMHKPPIKVIAPGRTYRVDSDATHSPMFHQVEGLWIAEDISFADLKGVYTNFLKAFFETDDLSVRFRPSFFPFTEPSAEIDMMFTSGPNQGRWLEISGSGQVHPEVVRNFGLDPEKYIGFAFGSGIERLTMLRYGVNDLRQFYEGDLRFLRQFNR, via the coding sequence ATGACGCAATCGCTGGACGATCTGATTCTTCAGGCCAAAGACAAATTCGAACATGCAACCGATTCGGCTTCGCTTGAAAACGAAAAGGCAAAATTTCTTGGGAAAAACGGGGTTATAACCGGTTTTATGAAAGGGCTGGCACAGCTGCCGCCTGATCAGAAGAAAGCCGAAGGCGCCCGCATCAACCGTGTCAAGCAGCAAATTGAATCGTTGCTCAACGCGCGTCGCGAACAGTTCGCGCGTGATCAATTGAATCAGCGCCTTGCTGCGGAAACCATTGATGTCACCTTGCCCGGCAGAGGCCGCTCCATGGGCGGTGTTCATCCAGTCATCCAGTCATGGCAGCGTATTGAAGAAATTTTCCATAGCATCGGTTTCGATGTGGCCGACGGCCCGGAAATCGAAAATGACTGGACCAACTTTACTGCCTTGAATAATCCGGAGAATCATCCTGCGCGCTCCATGCAGGACACTTTCTACGTGGATATGAACGACGCCGGGGGCTTGCCTTTTCTGTTGCGCACCCATACCAGTCCCATGCAGGTGCGTTACGCCCGCATGCACAAGCCGCCAATCAAAGTGATTGCGCCGGGCCGTACTTATCGCGTGGACAGCGACGCTACCCATTCCCCCATGTTTCACCAGGTCGAGGGTCTGTGGATTGCAGAAGACATCTCTTTTGCCGATCTGAAAGGGGTGTATACGAATTTTCTGAAAGCTTTTTTTGAAACCGACGACCTGAGCGTGCGGTTTCGTCCTTCTTTTTTCCCGTTCACCGAGCCCTCAGCAGAAATCGACATGATGTTCACCTCCGGCCCCAACCAGGGACGTTGGCTGGAAATTTCCGGTTCAGGCCAGGTGCACCCGGAGGTCGTACGCAATTTCGGACTGGATCCCGAAAAATACATCGGATTCGCGTTCGGATCAGGCATTGAGCGCCTGACGATGTTGCGCTATGGCGTGAACGATCTGAGGCAGTTCTACGAGGGAGACCTGCGTTTCCTGCGTCAGTTCAATCGCTGA
- the rplT gene encoding 50S ribosomal protein L20, translating to MPRVKRGVTARARHKKVIAAAKGYRGRRGNVFRIAKQAVMRAGQYAYRDRRNKKRTFRALWITRINAAVRENGMTYSVFIAGLKKAAIELDRKVLADMAVHDKAGFAAVVKQAKSAWAPDPLTI from the coding sequence ATGCCTCGCGTAAAACGCGGTGTTACCGCACGTGCTCGTCACAAAAAAGTTATTGCTGCAGCCAAAGGCTATCGTGGTCGCCGCGGCAATGTGTTCCGTATTGCCAAACAGGCTGTCATGCGTGCTGGTCAGTATGCATATCGTGACCGTCGCAATAAGAAACGTACATTCCGTGCTCTTTGGATTACGCGTATCAACGCGGCAGTCCGTGAAAACGGCATGACCTACAGTGTATTTATCGCCGGACTGAAAAAGGCCGCTATTGAACTGGACCGCAAGGTTCTGGCCGATATGGCTGTCCACGACAAGGCTGGTTTTGCCGCCGTTGTCAAACAGGCCAAATCTGCCTGGGCGCCTGATCCACTGACGATTTAA
- the rpmI gene encoding 50S ribosomal protein L35 translates to MPKMKTKKSASKRFIVRGSGSIKRGQAFKRHILTKKTTKNKRHLRGTTAVHESNVASVKAMMPFA, encoded by the coding sequence ATGCCCAAAATGAAAACCAAGAAAAGTGCTTCCAAGCGCTTTATCGTACGCGGTAGCGGTTCTATCAAGCGTGGTCAGGCTTTCAAACGCCACATTCTGACAAAGAAAACCACGAAAAACAAACGTCATCTGCGCGGCACGACAGCCGTTCACGAATCCAACGTGGCTTCAGTAAAAGCCATGATGCCTTTTGCTTGA
- a CDS encoding YifB family Mg chelatase-like AAA ATPase translates to MSLAVLASRALCGMHAPEVFVEVHLAQGLPSFTIVGLPDAGVRESRERVRSAILSSGYTFPAGRLTANLAPADIPKESGRFDLPIALGVLLASGQLVLPDKMARQILPGIVFAGELSLTGALVSVAAPLVIALATARAGQPERAENADGQPTLILPVENARLAAVVPGLTVIGARTLREVAEHLDETAILAPAKTVPQVRPESSQCQGGDEAPELCLSDVRGQQVACRALEVAASGSHGLLMSGPPGIGKSMLAQRLPGILPPLDENAAIEVAAIHSLQQRTPRFSRKVPMRAPHHSSSAAALIGGGANPRPGQISLAHHGVLFLDELPEFQRHVLEALREPMETGEIHIARANRSVSYPCRFQLVAAMNPCPCGYLGSTHRSCRCTPEQIERYRARLSGPFLDRMDMLLQLTPPEQGWQQLPASEPSAVVRQRVMRCHERQLQRQGRLNALLTPDLMDQVCCTDPEAAQLLARAGRYWGWSARAVHRVLRVARTIADMAEASQIRVADLTEAMSFRQQLTR, encoded by the coding sequence ATGAGCTTAGCAGTGTTGGCCAGCAGGGCGCTTTGCGGTATGCACGCGCCAGAAGTGTTTGTTGAAGTGCATCTCGCCCAGGGGTTGCCGTCCTTTACCATTGTCGGGTTACCGGACGCCGGCGTTCGCGAGAGCAGGGAGCGGGTGCGTTCGGCCATTTTAAGTAGTGGCTATACTTTTCCGGCTGGACGATTAACTGCAAATCTGGCGCCAGCCGACATTCCCAAAGAGTCCGGCAGGTTCGATCTGCCGATTGCGCTGGGCGTGCTGCTGGCTTCGGGACAACTGGTTTTGCCCGACAAAATGGCTCGGCAGATACTGCCCGGCATTGTCTTTGCGGGTGAATTGTCACTTACCGGTGCGCTGGTATCCGTAGCTGCGCCGCTGGTAATTGCGCTTGCCACGGCCAGGGCAGGTCAACCTGAGCGGGCCGAGAACGCGGATGGCCAGCCCACTCTTATTTTGCCTGTTGAGAATGCCCGGCTGGCTGCCGTCGTGCCTGGCCTGACGGTCATAGGCGCTCGCACACTGCGGGAAGTGGCTGAACATCTGGACGAAACGGCAATCTTGGCACCGGCCAAAACGGTACCTCAGGTACGCCCCGAGAGCTCGCAGTGTCAGGGCGGCGACGAGGCACCTGAACTTTGTTTATCCGATGTACGCGGACAGCAGGTGGCCTGCCGTGCGCTGGAGGTAGCTGCCAGCGGCAGCCATGGCTTGCTGATGTCGGGGCCACCCGGCATAGGCAAAAGTATGCTGGCGCAGCGATTGCCAGGAATCTTGCCGCCATTGGATGAAAATGCCGCCATAGAAGTGGCGGCGATCCATAGCCTGCAGCAGCGTACGCCCCGATTTTCCCGAAAAGTACCGATGCGTGCGCCGCATCATTCCAGCTCTGCGGCAGCGCTCATTGGTGGCGGGGCCAATCCACGGCCTGGCCAGATCAGCCTGGCCCATCACGGCGTTCTGTTTCTGGACGAGCTGCCCGAATTCCAGCGGCATGTCCTGGAAGCCTTGCGCGAGCCCATGGAAACCGGGGAAATCCACATTGCTCGCGCCAATCGCTCGGTAAGCTATCCTTGCCGTTTTCAGCTGGTTGCTGCCATGAACCCATGTCCCTGCGGTTACCTGGGCAGCACACACCGATCCTGCCGTTGTACGCCCGAACAAATTGAACGCTACCGCGCCCGATTGTCGGGGCCGTTCCTGGATCGCATGGATATGCTGTTGCAGTTGACACCGCCGGAGCAGGGTTGGCAGCAGTTGCCCGCGTCTGAGCCTTCCGCGGTCGTGCGACAGCGTGTGATGCGTTGTCATGAACGACAGTTGCAGCGCCAGGGCAGGTTGAATGCGCTGCTGACGCCGGATCTGATGGATCAGGTCTGCTGTACTGATCCCGAAGCGGCGCAATTGCTGGCCAGGGCTGGCAGATATTGGGGGTGGTCTGCCAGAGCTGTTCACCGGGTGCTGCGCGTGGCCCGCACGATCGCCGATATGGCAGAAGCCAGTCAGATTCGCGTAGCCGATTTGACTGAAGCCATGTCGTTTCGCCAGCAATTGACCCGTTAG
- a CDS encoding accessory factor UbiK family protein: MKSNQLFEDFQKNIQELIKNSPAADIEKNVKAFMAQGFSRLDLVTREEFDVQVALSAKLRERLFELESRVRLLEEKAGITTPSATSTHTGPVVD; the protein is encoded by the coding sequence ATGAAATCGAATCAGTTATTTGAAGATTTTCAGAAAAATATTCAGGAATTGATCAAGAACAGTCCGGCGGCAGATATAGAAAAGAATGTGAAAGCATTCATGGCTCAGGGGTTTTCCCGGCTGGATCTGGTAACTCGCGAAGAATTTGATGTGCAGGTTGCCTTATCGGCAAAATTGCGCGAACGTCTGTTCGAGCTCGAGTCCCGGGTTCGTCTGCTGGAGGAAAAAGCAGGTATCACTACACCGTCTGCGACAAGCACCCATACAGGCCCGGTTGTCGACTAA
- a CDS encoding putative cytochrome c5, producing MKNVSKLSLVAMLSAAAFIAGCDNSSDTAETTQTPAATDSAVDQAKQAADKAAEEAKVAAEKASEAASESANKAADATQDAADKAGEAAGNAMESAKEAASSALESAKQAGSNAADAAKEYADTAMQSAKEAAESAKQAASDAMEAVKEKTSEATQPAGDASTTTPTETAPAESTPATPTESGTESKPQ from the coding sequence TTGAAGAACGTATCCAAACTCAGTCTTGTAGCCATGTTGTCCGCCGCTGCCTTTATTGCTGGTTGTGATAACAGTTCTGATACAGCAGAGACCACGCAGACCCCTGCAGCAACCGACTCGGCGGTTGATCAAGCCAAGCAGGCGGCTGACAAGGCAGCTGAAGAGGCGAAAGTTGCAGCCGAGAAAGCATCTGAGGCCGCTTCGGAGTCCGCCAACAAAGCGGCTGACGCTACCCAGGACGCGGCAGATAAAGCGGGCGAAGCCGCCGGTAATGCGATGGAGTCAGCTAAGGAAGCGGCCAGCAGCGCCCTTGAATCGGCCAAACAGGCGGGTTCAAACGCGGCTGATGCAGCTAAGGAATATGCCGACACCGCGATGCAATCTGCCAAAGAAGCGGCAGAGTCAGCCAAACAGGCCGCCTCTGATGCCATGGAAGCGGTAAAAGAGAAAACCTCAGAAGCAACTCAGCCAGCTGGCGACGCGTCCACAACAACGCCAACTGAAACGGCACCCGCTGAAAGTACACCTGCTACGCCGACAGAATCGGGTACAGAGTCAAAACCACAATAA
- the glnK gene encoding P-II family nitrogen regulator has protein sequence MKLITAIIKPFKLDEVRAGLADIGIQGLTITEVKGFGRQKGHTELYRGAEYVVDFLPKIKLETAVADEQVEQAIETICQSGTTGKIGDGKIFVTDLEQVIRIRTGETGNAAL, from the coding sequence GTGAAACTGATCACTGCCATTATCAAGCCATTCAAACTGGACGAGGTCCGCGCAGGCCTGGCTGACATCGGCATTCAAGGGCTGACCATTACAGAAGTCAAGGGGTTTGGCCGGCAGAAGGGTCATACTGAGCTATACCGTGGCGCAGAGTATGTTGTGGACTTCCTGCCCAAAATCAAGCTGGAGACAGCAGTCGCCGACGAACAGGTGGAACAGGCCATTGAAACCATTTGCCAGTCTGGCACCACCGGCAAAATCGGCGACGGAAAAATTTTCGTGACCGACCTGGAACAAGTCATCCGGATTCGCACCGGCGAAACCGGTAATGCGGCGCTGTAA